The following coding sequences lie in one Caproicibacterium argilliputei genomic window:
- a CDS encoding ABC transporter substrate-binding protein translates to MKHTYKKIFAAALAASLAVSFGGCGQSTTGSSTAASAGSTGSTAAKGQVYYLNFKPEQADQFTAIAKAYTDKTGVPVKVQTAASGTYEQTLKSEMAKSDAPTIFICNGPVGYKTWGSYCADLTNADLTKHLTDASLALKGDGKVVGLPLAVEGYGIIYNQAIMDKYFKLDGAKAKSMDEINNFAKLKAVAEDMTAKKSKLGIKGVFASTSLKSGEDWRWQTHLANIPITYELEDSNTAVTSGVSEVSFKYANEYKNIFDLYLNNSTVDKKLLGSKSVGDSTGEFALGQCAMVQNGNWVWSDISKTDGNVVEASDIKFLPIYIGHTGEEKQGLCIGTENFACINSKASADDQKASLDFLNWLYTGDGMDYVTKSGDDGLGFIAPYDTFKGKSPDDPLAKQVTEWQNKDGIKTVPWDFTCFPSQNFKNNFGAALLQYAQGQKSWDDVKNEFVTDWKTEASASK, encoded by the coding sequence ATGAAGCACACGTACAAGAAAATTTTTGCAGCAGCTCTGGCAGCCTCCCTGGCGGTGTCTTTCGGCGGATGCGGGCAGTCGACAACCGGCAGTTCCACGGCAGCATCCGCCGGTTCCACGGGTTCCACCGCCGCCAAAGGGCAGGTGTACTACCTCAACTTTAAGCCCGAACAGGCGGATCAGTTTACGGCGATTGCAAAAGCCTACACCGACAAAACCGGCGTTCCGGTGAAGGTACAGACAGCGGCTTCCGGTACCTATGAGCAGACGCTGAAATCGGAGATGGCAAAAAGCGACGCGCCGACCATTTTTATCTGCAACGGGCCGGTGGGTTACAAAACCTGGGGCAGCTATTGCGCGGATTTGACCAATGCAGACCTGACCAAGCATCTGACCGATGCGTCGCTGGCACTGAAGGGAGACGGCAAAGTAGTCGGTTTGCCGCTGGCAGTTGAGGGCTACGGCATCATTTACAACCAGGCCATCATGGATAAATACTTTAAGTTGGACGGCGCCAAGGCTAAGAGCATGGATGAAATCAACAACTTTGCAAAGCTCAAAGCGGTTGCAGAGGATATGACGGCGAAGAAAAGCAAACTGGGCATTAAGGGTGTTTTCGCAAGCACTTCGCTGAAGTCCGGCGAGGACTGGCGCTGGCAGACACATCTTGCCAATATCCCAATTACTTATGAACTGGAAGACAGCAATACCGCGGTTACTTCCGGTGTCAGCGAAGTTTCTTTCAAGTATGCGAACGAGTACAAGAACATCTTTGACCTGTATCTGAACAACTCAACCGTTGACAAAAAGCTGCTGGGCAGCAAGAGCGTTGGCGACTCCACCGGTGAGTTTGCGCTGGGGCAGTGCGCCATGGTGCAGAACGGCAACTGGGTCTGGAGCGACATCAGCAAAACCGACGGCAATGTGGTGGAAGCGTCAGACATTAAGTTTCTGCCCATCTACATCGGTCACACCGGCGAGGAAAAGCAGGGGCTGTGCATCGGCACCGAAAACTTTGCCTGCATCAATTCCAAAGCCAGCGCGGACGACCAGAAGGCTTCTCTGGACTTTTTGAATTGGCTTTACACCGGTGACGGCATGGATTACGTTACCAAGAGCGGAGACGATGGTTTGGGCTTTATCGCACCTTACGATACCTTTAAGGGCAAATCACCGGATGATCCGCTTGCAAAACAAGTGACAGAATGGCAAAATAAAGACGGTATAAAAACCGTTCCGTGGGATTTCACTTGCTTCCCGAGTCAGAACTTTAAAAACAACTTTGGCGCGGCGCTGCTGCAGTATGCACAGGGGCAGAAGTCCTGGGACGATGTGAAAAACGAATTTGTGACTGATTGGAAGACAGAAGCTTCGGCCAGTAAGTAA
- a CDS encoding LacI family DNA-binding transcriptional regulator: MSALSIRDIAKMAGVSVTTVSRVLNDYPDVSEATKLRVQKVIAACDYQPNNAARNLKRTHSNAVGLLMEGSPTPFITDLSDIIESEINTHGYALVPHRVTDGVDGVDTAVQLVMEKRLQGLIICGGYFIHSLEQLRRLPVPSVFCTTTLTGIDHAAYSSVHVDDRQAAMEAVDYLCAIGHRDIAILGGIEQDEGGVSSQRLRGYSDALS; this comes from the coding sequence ATGAGTGCATTGAGTATTCGGGATATCGCTAAAATGGCCGGCGTGTCGGTTACGACCGTTTCACGTGTGCTGAATGACTATCCGGATGTCAGCGAAGCGACCAAGCTGCGCGTACAGAAAGTCATTGCTGCGTGCGATTATCAGCCCAACAACGCCGCACGCAATTTGAAGCGGACGCACAGCAATGCGGTGGGTCTGCTCATGGAGGGCAGCCCCACGCCGTTCATTACGGATCTTTCCGATATTATTGAATCGGAAATCAACACGCACGGTTATGCGCTGGTGCCGCACCGTGTAACCGATGGGGTGGATGGTGTGGATACAGCGGTGCAGCTGGTCATGGAAAAACGGCTGCAGGGTTTGATTATCTGCGGCGGATATTTCATTCACTCACTGGAGCAGCTGCGCCGCCTGCCGGTGCCAAGTGTGTTCTGCACCACAACGCTGACCGGCATTGACCACGCCGCGTACTCCAGTGTGCACGTGGATGACCGGCAGGCGGCCATGGAGGCGGTCGATTACCTGTGCGCCATTGGTCACCGGGACATCGCCATTCTCGGCGGCATTGAGCAGGATGAGGGCGGTGTGTCCAGCCAGCGCCTGCGCGGCTACAGCGATGCGCTGAGCTGA
- a CDS encoding substrate-binding domain-containing protein, whose product MQRGYDATCELLASGRRPTAIFCVADQLAVGACKAIFNAGLRVPQDISVMGYDGTEIAQFYEPSICTVRQPKESIAKKTVEVLISLMEHKGSNRHIVFPTEIVAGNSCAAPAKP is encoded by the coding sequence ATGCAGCGCGGCTACGACGCTACCTGCGAGCTGCTGGCGAGCGGCCGACGGCCGACGGCAATTTTTTGTGTGGCAGACCAGCTGGCGGTGGGTGCGTGCAAGGCAATTTTCAACGCGGGGCTGCGTGTACCGCAGGATATTTCTGTCATGGGGTACGACGGCACCGAAATCGCGCAGTTTTACGAACCCTCCATCTGCACCGTGCGGCAGCCGAAAGAGAGCATCGCCAAGAAAACCGTTGAGGTGTTAATCAGCCTGATGGAGCATAAGGGGTCGAACCGCCACATTGTTTTCCCTACCGAAATCGTTGCCGGAAATTCCTGTGCCGCACCGGCAAAGCCCTGA
- a CDS encoding putative holin-like toxin — MGRVPLCVYHEGESAMDTYQTFCLIFLAGNFLLALLTYVSKHQQ, encoded by the coding sequence ATGGGGCGGGTTCCCCTCTGTGTGTATCACGAGGGGGAAAGTGCAATGGATACTTATCAAACATTCTGTTTGATCTTTCTGGCAGGAAATTTTCTGCTTGCACTGCTGACTTATGTAAGTAAGCATCAGCAATAA
- a CDS encoding carbohydrate ABC transporter permease produces the protein MQKTLRRYWAVFTLPTLVCFVIAFLIPFIMGCGLSFAQFTTVTDARFNGFSNYIRAFSGDANFLAALGRTVVFTIACVVLINLFGFFLALMLTRKMRATSVFRTIFFMPNLIGGIVLGYIWQLIFNGVLAKYELTLTSDGKYGILGLIILMCWQMTGYMMVIYIAGLQNVSPDLLEAAQIDGATAWQTLIHVKIPMVMPAITICMFMTLTNSFKLFDQNLALTNGAPGNDSALVALDIYKTFYSRPGFEGVGQAKAVVFTVIVAAIAMLQLRLTRGKEVEN, from the coding sequence ATGCAGAAAACACTGCGCAGGTACTGGGCTGTTTTTACACTGCCAACGCTTGTCTGCTTTGTCATTGCGTTTTTGATTCCCTTTATCATGGGGTGCGGACTTTCCTTCGCACAGTTTACAACGGTTACCGATGCGCGCTTTAACGGCTTTTCCAATTACATCCGCGCGTTTTCCGGGGATGCAAATTTTCTGGCGGCGCTGGGGCGCACAGTCGTGTTTACCATTGCGTGCGTGGTACTCATCAATTTGTTCGGCTTTTTCCTGGCACTGATGCTGACGCGCAAAATGCGTGCAACCAGTGTGTTTCGTACCATTTTCTTTATGCCGAACTTAATTGGCGGCATTGTGCTGGGGTACATCTGGCAGCTGATTTTCAACGGCGTGCTTGCCAAGTATGAGCTGACACTGACCAGTGACGGCAAGTATGGAATTCTGGGCCTGATCATCCTGATGTGCTGGCAAATGACCGGCTATATGATGGTCATTTACATAGCGGGTCTGCAGAATGTCAGCCCTGATTTGCTGGAGGCAGCGCAGATTGACGGCGCGACGGCATGGCAAACGCTCATCCATGTGAAAATTCCCATGGTCATGCCAGCCATCACCATCTGTATGTTCATGACGCTGACCAATTCGTTCAAACTCTTTGACCAGAACCTTGCTCTGACCAACGGCGCGCCGGGCAACGACTCCGCGTTGGTTGCGCTGGACATTTACAAGACGTTTTATAGCCGTCCCGGATTTGAAGGTGTCGGTCAGGCAAAAGCTGTGGTCTTTACCGTGATTGTGGCGGCGATTGCCATGCTGCAGCTGCGGCTGACACGCGGAAAGGAGGTTGAAAACTGA
- a CDS encoding glycogen/starch/alpha-glucan phosphorylase, whose amino-acid sequence MQPFQEAIVKKLKETYHTEPAKANTKQLYNAVSAAALDTCWDTWQRPVTGKTACYFSAEFLLGRLIHSNLLNLGLLDETEALLHDAGISPNVFEEVEDDALGNGGLGRLAACFLDSAATQGIPLMGYGIRYRYGLFKQHFTYGCQQEEADNWLAWGDPWSVRREEEKVRVDFGGQSVWAVPYDMPIIGYGGKTVNTLRLWQAEALEPFNFQLFNAQKYHEAVQQENDAEAISAVLYPNDDTEAGKRLRLKQQYFFSSASLQSLLNAYTAQFGTDYSRFAEQYAIQLNDTHPTVSIPELLRLLMTQGHMAFEEAFAVVQQTFAYTNHTIMAEALEKWSLPLFQSVLPEVYPYVVLLQNRLSNALVQKQISDTWKYNLIQDGMVHMARMAIYATHSTNGVAKIHTEIIKHTALPEWYALYPERFNNKTNGVTQRRWLKLCNRELAAFISDRIGTGWITDFSQLAKLKPYAEDAASREQFLRIKREKKNQLADYMYRKDNFGLNTENLFDIQVKRLHEYKRQLLNAFSILDTYFGLKDGRIRDFYPTTFIFGAKAAPGYVRAKGIIKFINEVANLVNYDNAVNRVMQVIFVSNYNVSYAEKLIPAADISEQISTAGTEASGTSNMKFMMNGAVTMGTYDGANIEIVQNAGEENNYIFGARVEDLEKIKDTYHPKALYEQEPRIRRVVDTLVDGTLTDGGSGWFRELYDSLLEGASWHKPDNYYLLQDFLPYCDARLRANADYRNRDAFAKKCLLNIAAAGPFTSDRTIRQYAQEIWHL is encoded by the coding sequence ATGCAGCCATTTCAGGAGGCAATCGTCAAAAAATTAAAGGAAACATACCACACGGAGCCGGCAAAAGCAAACACCAAACAGCTTTATAATGCGGTGTCAGCGGCTGCGCTTGACACCTGCTGGGACACTTGGCAGCGACCGGTTACCGGAAAAACCGCCTGCTACTTTTCGGCGGAGTTTCTGCTGGGGCGGCTGATTCACAGCAACCTGCTCAACTTGGGGCTGCTGGATGAAACTGAAGCGCTGCTGCATGATGCGGGCATCAGCCCGAATGTGTTTGAAGAAGTGGAGGATGACGCCCTTGGCAACGGCGGTCTGGGCCGCCTGGCTGCCTGTTTTTTGGACAGCGCCGCCACGCAGGGAATCCCGCTGATGGGGTACGGCATCCGCTACCGGTACGGCCTTTTTAAGCAGCACTTTACTTACGGCTGCCAGCAGGAGGAAGCAGATAACTGGCTTGCTTGGGGCGACCCGTGGAGTGTCCGCCGCGAGGAGGAAAAGGTGCGCGTGGACTTCGGCGGCCAGAGCGTCTGGGCAGTTCCGTACGATATGCCGATTATCGGCTACGGCGGCAAAACCGTGAACACCCTGCGCCTGTGGCAGGCAGAGGCACTGGAGCCGTTTAACTTTCAATTATTTAATGCGCAGAAGTACCACGAAGCGGTGCAGCAGGAAAATGATGCGGAGGCCATTTCAGCGGTACTGTATCCGAATGACGACACCGAGGCGGGCAAGCGCCTGCGCTTAAAGCAGCAGTATTTCTTTTCCAGTGCGTCGCTGCAGAGCCTGCTGAACGCATACACAGCACAGTTTGGAACGGATTACAGCCGTTTTGCGGAGCAGTATGCCATTCAACTGAATGATACGCACCCCACGGTTTCCATTCCCGAGCTGCTGCGTCTGCTCATGACACAAGGGCACATGGCATTTGAAGAAGCATTTGCGGTGGTACAGCAGACCTTTGCGTATACCAATCACACCATCATGGCGGAGGCACTTGAAAAGTGGAGCCTGCCGCTGTTCCAGTCCGTTTTGCCGGAAGTGTATCCGTATGTCGTGCTGCTGCAGAACCGCCTTTCCAATGCGCTTGTGCAGAAGCAGATTTCAGACACCTGGAAGTACAACCTGATTCAGGACGGCATGGTGCACATGGCGCGCATGGCAATTTATGCGACACACTCCACCAACGGTGTGGCAAAGATTCATACGGAAATCATCAAGCACACCGCTCTGCCGGAGTGGTACGCGCTGTATCCGGAGCGCTTTAACAACAAAACCAACGGCGTAACTCAGCGCCGCTGGCTGAAGTTGTGCAATCGGGAGCTTGCCGCGTTTATCAGCGACCGAATCGGCACCGGTTGGATTACAGATTTTTCGCAGCTTGCAAAACTGAAGCCCTATGCGGAGGATGCCGCCTCACGCGAGCAGTTCCTGCGCATCAAGCGCGAAAAGAAAAATCAGCTTGCCGATTATATGTACCGAAAAGACAACTTTGGCTTAAATACGGAAAACCTCTTCGACATACAGGTCAAGCGCCTGCATGAGTACAAGCGGCAGCTGCTCAATGCGTTTTCCATTCTGGATACCTACTTCGGGCTGAAAGACGGACGGATTCGGGATTTTTACCCCACGACGTTTATCTTTGGGGCAAAGGCCGCGCCGGGCTATGTCCGCGCCAAGGGCATTATCAAGTTCATCAATGAAGTTGCCAACCTCGTGAATTATGACAATGCGGTCAACCGCGTCATGCAGGTGATTTTTGTGAGCAACTACAATGTTTCCTATGCGGAAAAGCTGATTCCCGCCGCAGACATCAGCGAGCAGATTTCCACCGCCGGCACAGAGGCTTCCGGTACCAGCAACATGAAATTTATGATGAACGGCGCCGTGACCATGGGCACCTACGACGGTGCCAATATCGAAATTGTGCAAAATGCGGGAGAAGAGAACAATTACATTTTCGGCGCACGCGTCGAGGACCTTGAGAAAATCAAGGATACCTACCATCCCAAGGCACTGTACGAGCAGGAACCGCGCATCCGCCGCGTGGTGGATACTTTGGTGGACGGCACCCTGACCGATGGCGGCAGCGGTTGGTTTCGCGAGCTGTATGATTCGCTGCTCGAAGGCGCCAGCTGGCACAAGCCGGACAATTATTACCTGCTGCAGGACTTCCTGCCGTACTGTGATGCGCGTCTGCGCGCCAATGCGGACTACCGGAACCGGGATGCGTTTGCAAAGAAGTGCCTGCTGAACATTGCGGCGGCAGGGCCTTTCACCAGCGACCGTACCATCCGGCAGTATGCGCAGGAGATCTGGCATCTGTGA
- the malQ gene encoding 4-alpha-glucanotransferase, with product MKSIGKQPRLGRGAGVLLPVSSLPSRFGIGTFGREAYRFVDFLQAAGQRYWQVLPLGPTSYGDSPYQSFSAFAGNPYFIDLETLVQEGLLMQDEADAPDWGADPADVDYAKIYQYRFPVLRRAFARSRHRTGKAYQTFCIENRAWLEEYSLYMAVKTHFEAHEWLKWPEELRTAQPDVLEKYRKNLQEDIDFWKFCQFKFFTQWYKLKAYANARGIRIIGDLPIYVSLDSADVWLHPDLFQLDKKRCPTAVAGVPPDNFSATGQLWGNPLYDWDAMERDGFAWWKKRMAFSAQIYDVVRIDHFIGIVRYYAIPYGDATAENGVWRRGPGAALVNAIRSVMGESKVIAEDLGCVVPEVEELRDAAGYPGMKVLEFAFDSGSANTNLPCHYEKNCVVYGGTHDNETLVGFFRHQPRASLHFACDYLHVHKKKHLPAACIRAAYASTADTAVLQLQDWLGLGNEARINFPSTIGSNWRWRLLPGQLTDALSTRMHDFCELYARLPAVQQIGAAAAEDSKA from the coding sequence ATGAAAAGCATAGGGAAGCAGCCAAGACTCGGCCGCGGCGCCGGGGTGCTTCTTCCGGTGTCCAGCCTGCCGTCACGTTTTGGAATCGGGACGTTTGGCAGAGAAGCCTACCGATTTGTGGACTTCCTGCAGGCGGCGGGGCAGCGTTACTGGCAGGTGCTGCCGCTTGGCCCGACCAGCTATGGGGACAGTCCGTACCAGAGCTTTTCGGCGTTTGCGGGAAACCCGTATTTTATTGACCTGGAAACCCTGGTGCAGGAGGGGCTGCTGATGCAGGACGAGGCTGACGCGCCGGACTGGGGGGCAGATCCGGCAGATGTGGACTACGCAAAAATCTACCAGTACCGCTTTCCGGTTTTGCGCAGGGCGTTTGCGCGCAGCCGGCACCGCACCGGAAAGGCGTACCAGACGTTTTGTATAGAGAACCGGGCGTGGTTGGAGGAGTACAGCCTGTATATGGCGGTCAAAACACATTTTGAGGCGCACGAATGGCTGAAGTGGCCGGAAGAGCTGCGTACGGCGCAGCCGGATGTGCTCGAAAAGTACCGCAAAAACCTGCAGGAAGACATTGATTTTTGGAAATTCTGTCAGTTCAAATTCTTTACACAATGGTATAAACTAAAAGCATACGCCAATGCGCGCGGAATCCGGATTATCGGCGATTTGCCCATTTACGTTTCTCTGGACAGCGCGGATGTCTGGCTGCATCCAGATTTATTTCAGTTGGACAAAAAGCGCTGCCCGACTGCGGTGGCAGGCGTACCGCCGGACAATTTCAGTGCAACCGGGCAGCTGTGGGGAAATCCGTTGTATGACTGGGATGCCATGGAACGGGACGGCTTTGCATGGTGGAAAAAGCGAATGGCTTTTTCCGCGCAGATTTACGATGTGGTGCGAATTGACCACTTTATCGGCATTGTTCGCTACTATGCCATTCCTTATGGGGATGCCACAGCGGAAAATGGCGTGTGGCGGCGCGGTCCCGGTGCGGCACTGGTAAACGCTATCCGCTCCGTGATGGGAGAGTCCAAGGTGATTGCCGAGGATCTGGGCTGCGTGGTGCCGGAGGTTGAGGAGCTGCGGGACGCGGCGGGTTACCCCGGCATGAAGGTGCTGGAGTTTGCCTTTGACAGCGGAAGCGCAAACACCAATTTGCCCTGCCACTACGAAAAGAACTGCGTGGTGTATGGCGGCACACACGACAATGAAACGTTGGTCGGCTTTTTCAGACACCAGCCGCGCGCCAGCCTGCACTTTGCGTGTGACTACCTGCACGTTCACAAGAAAAAGCACCTGCCTGCCGCCTGCATTCGGGCGGCGTATGCAAGCACTGCGGATACAGCGGTGCTGCAGCTGCAGGACTGGTTGGGGTTGGGCAACGAAGCGCGCATTAACTTTCCGTCCACCATCGGCAGCAACTGGCGCTGGCGGCTGCTGCCGGGTCAGCTGACAGACGCGCTCAGCACCAGAATGCACGATTTTTGCGAACTGTACGCCCGCCTGCCGGCAGTGCAGCAAATAGGAGCCGCGGCAGCAGAGGATTCAAAAGCTTGA
- a CDS encoding carbohydrate ABC transporter permease, whose protein sequence is MKQRKKAVNAVITVLMVLLSCVFIGPILIVLMNSFKGKLFISDQPFTFPTFSKMDLGEAGIQPKTFVGGKNYLNGIEKIHFWEALGRSVFITVFAVALIVLFTAMTAWFVTRVKNRYTGTLYYLFVFSMVIPFQMVMFAMTKVANVLHLDNPVGILVLYLGFGAGMSVFMFAGFVKGIPVDIEEAATIDGCSPLQCFFRVVFPVMKPTAITVAILNTMWVWNDYLMPYLVMGKDYPTVPIAIQYLQGGYGSIDMGAMMAMLILAIIPIIIFYAFCQKYIIAGVVAGAVKG, encoded by the coding sequence ATGAAACAGCGGAAAAAAGCAGTGAACGCGGTCATCACCGTTCTGATGGTTTTGCTTTCCTGTGTGTTCATCGGGCCGATTCTCATTGTGCTGATGAATTCCTTTAAGGGGAAACTCTTTATTTCTGATCAGCCGTTTACCTTTCCAACGTTTTCTAAAATGGATTTGGGCGAGGCGGGCATTCAGCCCAAGACCTTTGTTGGCGGCAAGAACTATTTGAACGGCATTGAAAAAATTCATTTTTGGGAGGCGCTGGGGCGTTCGGTGTTCATTACCGTGTTTGCGGTGGCGCTGATTGTGCTGTTCACCGCCATGACCGCGTGGTTTGTAACGCGCGTCAAAAACCGCTACACCGGCACGCTGTACTATCTGTTCGTTTTCTCCATGGTCATTCCGTTTCAAATGGTTATGTTTGCCATGACGAAGGTTGCAAATGTGCTGCACCTGGATAATCCGGTGGGCATTTTGGTGCTGTACCTTGGCTTTGGCGCCGGTATGTCGGTGTTTATGTTTGCGGGCTTTGTCAAGGGGATTCCAGTTGATATCGAAGAGGCCGCAACCATTGACGGCTGCAGCCCGCTGCAGTGCTTTTTCCGAGTGGTGTTTCCGGTGATGAAGCCAACCGCCATCACGGTGGCTATTTTAAACACAATGTGGGTGTGGAACGACTACCTGATGCCCTATCTGGTAATGGGCAAGGATTACCCGACCGTACCGATTGCCATTCAGTACCTGCAGGGCGGTTACGGCAGCATTGACATGGGTGCTATGATGGCCATGCTGATTCTTGCCATTATCCCGATTATTATTTTCTATGCATTCTGTCAAAAATACATCATTGCGGGTGTTGTTGCCGGCGCGGTCAAAGGCTGA
- a CDS encoding iron-containing alcohol dehydrogenase, with protein MDNFNYHIPTDVYFGKGQISQLGQRMSAIAKKVLLVYGGGSIRKSGLYDQIQQQLQQADVTVFELAGVEPNPRIQTVRKGVALCKKEKIDAVLAAGGGSTIDCAKIVAAGSCYSGDAWDLVLDSSKIQKALPVAAVLTLAATGSEMDGFAVISDMEKNEKWGTGNDVTKPVFSILDPQYTCSVSKYQTAAGSSDIMSHTFENYFNNTKGAFLQARLAEGILKTVIRYAPIAIDHPEDYEARANLMWASSLAINGLISYGESTAWSVHPMEHELSAFYDITHGAGLALLTPYWMQYILSDKTVEKFAAYGVNVWDLDASQEPMRIAEEAIQKTRAFFTAIGMPSHLKDLGIDDTHFDVMAEKAANGGLAQGFVPLNKEDVKKIFIMAL; from the coding sequence ATGGATAACTTTAATTACCATATTCCCACTGATGTTTACTTTGGTAAAGGACAGATCTCTCAGCTTGGGCAAAGGATGTCTGCCATCGCGAAAAAGGTGCTGCTGGTTTACGGCGGCGGCAGCATTCGGAAAAGCGGCCTTTATGATCAGATTCAGCAGCAGCTCCAGCAGGCGGACGTAACCGTCTTCGAGCTGGCAGGCGTGGAGCCGAACCCCCGGATTCAGACTGTCCGAAAGGGCGTTGCCCTGTGCAAAAAAGAAAAAATTGACGCGGTTCTTGCAGCAGGCGGTGGCAGCACCATCGACTGCGCGAAGATTGTCGCGGCGGGCAGCTGCTACAGCGGCGATGCCTGGGATTTGGTTCTGGACAGCAGCAAGATTCAAAAAGCCCTGCCCGTTGCCGCTGTGCTGACACTGGCGGCAACCGGCTCGGAGATGGATGGCTTTGCGGTGATCTCCGACATGGAGAAAAACGAAAAATGGGGCACCGGCAACGACGTGACCAAACCCGTCTTCTCCATTTTAGACCCGCAGTATACCTGCAGTGTTTCCAAGTACCAGACCGCTGCCGGCTCTTCCGATATTATGAGCCACACCTTTGAAAATTACTTCAACAACACCAAGGGAGCTTTCCTGCAGGCACGCCTGGCAGAGGGGATTCTGAAAACCGTCATTCGGTACGCCCCCATCGCCATTGATCACCCGGAGGATTATGAAGCCCGCGCCAACCTGATGTGGGCCTCCAGTCTTGCCATCAACGGTTTAATCAGCTACGGCGAAAGCACCGCATGGTCGGTACATCCGATGGAGCACGAGCTGAGCGCTTTCTATGACATTACGCACGGCGCCGGATTAGCTCTGCTGACGCCGTACTGGATGCAGTACATTCTCAGCGACAAGACTGTTGAAAAATTTGCGGCATATGGCGTAAACGTGTGGGACCTCGATGCTTCGCAGGAGCCGATGCGCATTGCCGAAGAGGCTATCCAGAAGACGCGTGCCTTCTTCACGGCAATCGGAATGCCCAGCCACCTGAAGGATTTGGGCATTGACGACACCCACTTTGACGTTATGGCAGAAAAGGCCGCCAACGGCGGTCTGGCGCAGGGCTTTGTGCCGCTGAACAAAGAGGACGTCAAAAAAATCTTTATCATGGCTCTGTAA